The Podospora bellae-mahoneyi strain CBS 112042 chromosome 7, whole genome shotgun sequence genome includes a window with the following:
- a CDS encoding hypothetical protein (CAZy:AA3; EggNog:ENOG503NUFD; COG:E), producing MKQGQVCQVQIMTPPKSFALFCLNHVFNHVAFVRSVMMARKFNISLVVAALSLITRILPVAVAVPDSVLRARHVQTPEELRDSYDYIVVGAGTAGLTIADRLTELPERNPSDPNGDRQTAHLYNLTSVPQIGLNNRTIPLGMGFGVGSSSAVNGMVVMRGTVKDYGIWDQLGKNGSNWSWKELLPYFKKAPSLFTFRHEMRNPFCSPEPGTCRGLQHYAWGQYNDTRLYASFPGGLNPAIRIPLPADGHAGNHGVFYYPLSVDPKTRQRSYSRTGHWDGLNRTNYDILTSARATKIVLSGENAATGVECILTDTESSCESQQRSCDIDRSHPYASASATERSPCILLKKAKIPFKPTWGGCELSRSPNRTPYSVQFYKTTPTTYLELDPSPAQRRTRSRSGGRSSTPHRGTICLSRHRLFPRSPGSSFFRSTRHRQLRSPRLQSPKNLLAEQMLSSSPSSLSFLHWVIGYGTAPGANLINFHPTSRGTVSVDPDNIDAPDPVVDYRALTNPVDTDLMIAYLEFYRRFFGPEGPLAGYRAVEMAPGAKVTSREDLAGYIRTNYIPQAWHPGGVVDDELRVYGTRGLRVADASVIPILPGGTTQLTVYVIGEKAADLIKKTWKGKGGKGASGGKRGDKNR from the exons ATGAAACAAGGTCAGGTATGTCAAGTTCAAATCATGACCCCGCCCAAGTCCTTTGCGTTGTTCTGTCTAAATCATGTCTTCAACCATGTTGCTTTCGTACGGTCAGTGATGATGGCACGTAAATTCAACATCTCTCTTGTCGTGGCTGCCCTTTCCCTGATAACGAGGATCCTGCCTGTTGCAGTGGCGGTCCCAGACTCGGTGCTCAGGGCGAGGCATGTTCAAACTCCCGAAGAACTAAGAGATTCATACGACTACATCGTAGTCGGGGCTGGAACCGCTGGCCTTACAATTGCAGATCGTCTGACTGAGCTGCCAGAAC GGAATCCATCCGACCCCAATGGCGACCGTCAAACTGCGCATTTGTACAATCTCACGTCTGTTCCACAAATAGGTCTAAACAACAGAACCATACCGCTGGGCATGGGCTTTGGCGTGGGCAGCAGCTCAGCTGTCAACGGTATGGTTGTGATGCGTGGCACTGTAAAGGACTATGGCATCTGGGATCAGTTAGGGAAAAATGGCTCGAATTGGAGCTGGAAAGAATTGCTCCCTTACTTCAAGAAGGCACCTAGCCTCTTCACCTTCCGTCACGAGATGA GGAATCCATTTTGTTCCCCTGAACCCGGTACTTGCCGCGGACTTCAACATTAC GCTTGGGGACAGTATAATGACACCCGCCTCTACGCATCGTTCCCAGGCGGTCTTAATCCTGCGATCA GAATTCCATTACCAGCGGACGGACACGCCGGCAACCATGGAGTGTTTTACTACCCATTATCAGTGGATCCAAAGACCCGACAGCGTTCCTATTCGAGAACTGGCCATTGGGATGGTCTGAACAGGACGAATTATGACATTTTGACAAGCGCACGGGCTACCAAGATAGTCCTGAGTGGTGAGAACGCGGCAACTGGAGTCGAGTGCATCTTGACAGACACAGAGAGTTCCTGTGAAAGCCAACAAAGAAGTTGTGATATCGACAGGAGCCATCCATACGCCTCTGCTTCTGCAACTGAGCGGA GTCCATGCATTCTCTTAAAGAAGGCCAAAATCCCTTTTAAG CCTACCTGGGGTGGGTGCGAACTTTCAAGATCACCCAATCGGACCCCCTATTCGGTTCAATTTTACAAAACCACCCCTACCACCTACCTCGAACTCGACCCATCTCCCGCCCAGCGAaggacaaggtcaaggtctGGTGGCAGATCTTCCACTCCCCATCGCGGCACCATCTGCCTCTCCCGCCATCGCCTCTTCCCTCGCTCGCCAGGATCCAGCTTCTTTCGCAGCACCAGGCACAGACAGCTCCGTTCTCCGCGGCTACAAAGCCCAAAAAACCTCCTCGCGGAGCAAATGCTCTCCTCGtcccccagctccctctccttcctgcACTGGGTAATCGGGTATGGTACCGCCCCCGGcgccaacctcatcaacttCCACCCCACCTCCCGCGGTACCGTCTCGGTCGACCCCGACAACATTGACGCCCCAGACCCAGTGGTCGACTACCGCGCCTTGACCAACCCCGTCGACACTGACCTCATGATCGCCTACCTCGAGTTCTACCGCCGCTTCTTCGGTCCCGAGGGCCCATTAGCGGGATATCGCGCTGTCGAGATGGCGCCGGGCGCCAAGGTGACAAGCAGGGAGGATTTGGCGGGGTATATCAGGACGAACTACATACCGCAAGCGTGGCACCCT ggtggggttgtggatgatgagctgaggGTGTATGGGACCAGGGGATTGAGGGTGGCGGACGCGAGTGTTATCCCAATTTTGCCGGGGGGCACGACGCAATTGACGGTTTATGTGATTGGGGAGAAG GCTGCCGACTTGATCAAAAAGAcatggaaaggaaagggcGGAAAGGGGGCTTCAGGGGGTAAGAGGGGCGATAAAAACCGATAA
- the cat1 gene encoding catalase 1 (EggNog:ENOG503NUEX; COG:Q) — MASYLPSMEKVQHAVLGPRGGDKVADLQKETKEMSDKARLTTDYGVKQTSADDWLKIVNNDKTGPMLLEDPFARERIHRFDHERIPERVVHARGSGAFGKFKLFESAEDVTFAPILTDTSRETPIFIRFSTVLGSRGSADTVRDVRGFAIKFYTQEGNWDIVANNIPVFFIQDAIKFPDVIHAGKPEPHNEVPQAQTAHNNFWDFQYNHTEATHMFMWAMSDRGIPRSYRMMQGFGVNTFTLINAKGERHFVKFIFTPELGVHSLIWDEALKLAGQDPDFHRKDLWEAIENGVFPKWKFGIQVIPEADEHKFDFDILDATKIWPEDLVPVRYIGEFELNRNPDEFFPQTEQVAFCTSHIVPGIGFSDDPLLQGRNFSYFDTQLSRLGINWQELPINRPVCPVMNFNRDGAMRHTITKGTVNYWPNRFEKVKPATHEEGGYVEYAEKVAGIKARARSAKFKEHFAQAQLFWNSMSAVEKNHIINALGFELDHCEDPVVYERMVTRLADIDLGLAQTVAEMVGGEPPKEASRPNHGRKAPGLSQTEFPGSKPTIASRRIAILVADGYDQVAYSAAYAAISAGLAIPLVIGTKRSKIVAAGGAGSTTPHHHLEGFRSTMVDAIFIPGGVDSIRALSKNGRALHWIREAFGHLKAIGATGEAVDLVNKAIGLPAVSVSESAEVQDSYGVVTMRETKPGSLSEAVDIVKGGAGFMEKFFHNIAQHRCWARELDGLHSQVAY; from the exons ATGGCCAGTTATTTGCCCTCCATGGAGAAAGTACAGCACGCCGTTCTTGGGCCCCGAGGGGGTGACAAGGTCGCCGACCTTCAgaaggagaccaaggagaTGTCAGACAAGGCCCGCCTCACAACAGACTATGGTGTGAAGCAGACCTCTGCCGATGACTGGCTCAAGATCGTCAACAACGACAAGACTGGTCCTATGCTGTTGGAAGACCCCTTTGCTCGCGAGAGA ATTCACAGATTCGACCACGAAAGAATCCCAGAGCGCGTCGTCCATGCCCGTGGCAGCGGTGCCTTCGGCAAGTTCAAGCTCTTCGAGAGTGCCGAGGATGTCACTTTTGCTCCAATCCTTACCGACACATCGCGCGAGACGCCCATTTTTATCCGGTTTTCGACAGTGCTCGGTAGCCGGGGCAGCGCTGATACCGTTCGCGATGTGCGAGGTTTTGCGATCAAGTTCTACACCCAGGAAGGAAACTGGGATATTGTCGCCAACAATATTCCCGTGTTTTTCATTCAGGACGCCATCAAGTTTCCCGATGTCATCCATGCTGGCAAACCCGAGCCACACAACGAGGTTCCCCAGGCCCAGACAGCCCATAACAACTTCTGGGATTTCCAGTACAACCACACCGAGGCGACGCACATGTTCATGTGGGCG ATGAGCGACAGAGGTATTCCTCGTTCGTACCGTATGATGCAAGGATTTGGCGTCAACACCTTCACGCTCATCAACGCCAAGGGAGAGCGTCACTTTGTCAAGTTCATCTTCACCCCTGAACTCGGCGTGCACTCTCTTATTTGGGACGAGGCCCTCAAGCTTGCCGGCCAGGATCCAGACTTCCATCGCAAGGACCTGTGGGAGGCCATCGAGAACGGTGTCTTCCCCAAGTGGAAGTTCGGTATTCAGGTGATCCCTGAAGCTGACGAGCACAAGTTCGACTTCGACATCTTGGATGCTACCAAGATCTGGCCCGAGGATCTGGTACCCGTGCGTTACATTGGCGAGTTCGAGCTCAACCGCAACCCAGACGAGTTCTTCCCACAGACTGAGCAGGTTGCATTCTGCACAAGCCACATCGTCCCCGGTATTGGCTTCTCCGATGACCCTCTTCTCCAAGGCCGCAACTTCAGCTATTTCGATACACAATTGAGCCGTCTGGGCATCAACTGGCAGGAACTTCCCATCAACCGCCCAGTATGCCCCGTCATGAACTTCAACCGCGATGGTGCTATGCGCCACACAATCACCAAAGGCACCGTCAACTACTGGCCCAACCGGTTTGAGAAGGTCAAGCCTGCTACTCACGAGGAAGGCGGGTATGTTGAATACGCTGAGAAGGTTGCCGGCATCAAGGCCCGCGCCCGCAGTGCCAAGTTCAAGGAGCATTTTGCTCAGGCGCAACTATTTTGGAACAGTATGTCGGCGGTTGAGAAgaaccacatcatcaacgccctcGGATTCGAGCTTGATCACTGTGAGGATCCTGTCGTGTACGAGCGCATGGTGACTCGATTGGCCGATATCGACTTGGGTCTCGCCCAGACAGTCGCCGagatggttggtggtgagccCCCCAAGGAGGCCAGCCGTCCCAACCACGGCCGCAAGGCACCAGGCTTGAGCCAAACAGAGTTCCCTGGATCAAAGCCTACCATTGCGTCCCGGAGAATCGCCATCTTGGTTGCCGATGGGTATGATCAGGTCGCCTACTCAGCTGCGTACGCTGCTATCTCGGCTGGCTTGGCCATCCCATTGGTTATCGGAACCAAGAGAAGCAAGATTGTTGCCGCCGGTGGAGCTGGTAGCACcacacctcatcatcacttggAAGGCTTCCGCTCCACCATGGTGGACGCCATCTTCATTCCCGGCGGTGTTGATTCCATTCGCGCTCTGTCCAAGAACGGCAGAGCTCTGCATTGGATCAGGGAGGCCTTTGGTCATCTCAAGGCTATTGGAGCCACAGGCGAAGCTGTCGACTTGGTCAACAAGGCCATCGGCCTGCCAGCTGTTAGTGTCTCGGAGAGTGCCGAGGTCCAGGACAGCTATGGTGTCGTGACTATGCGTGAGACCAAGCCAGGAAGCTTGAGTGAGGCGGTGGACATTGTCAAGGGCGGTGCTGGTTTTATGGAGAAGTTCTTCCACAATATTGCCCAGCACAGGTGCTGGGCCAGAGAGCTGGATGGCCTCCACAGCCAGGTGGCCTACTAG
- a CDS encoding hypothetical protein (COG:G; EggNog:ENOG503NYAF) gives MVHNGIEHGMMTAFSEAWEVMTTGLGMSYNEDVANSAGTGTWAAEEGIRLHVVHPTIALSRIFRAALTEAAKRESIKKALGGGVQPGKINGIVGRKKLVHEEVQQAMYASLLMSFIQGLHMLSRASQENGWNINFLDVLQVWRAGCIIQSDGIVDFLEGVHKTSKLDHDNLPASTSVVEELQRDYPGLEAAVWRAIEADLHVPALSASLEYFKYSSSTSLPTQFAELDYFGAHMFNLRFEGPGKPQTGSYHFEWKEAKGSQET, from the exons ATGGTTCACAATGGAATCGAGCACGGGATGATGACGGCGTTTTCTGAGGCTTGGGAAGTCATGACCACGGGGCTTGGCATGAGTTACAATGAG GACGTCGCCAATTCCGCGGGGACTGGGACGTGGGCTGCAGAGGAAGGAATTCGATTGCATGTGGTGCACCCGACGATAGCTCTGTCTCGCATCTTTCGTGCGGCATTGACTGAAGCGGCCAAGAGAGAAAGCATCAAAAAGGCACTGGGCGGAGGTGTTCAGCCAGGCAAAATCAACGGCATTGTGGGTAGGAAGAAGTTAGTGCATGAGGAGGTCCAGCAGGCGATGTATGCCTCGTTATTGATGTCTTTCATTCAGGGGCTACACATGCTGTCAAGGGCGAGTCAGGAAAATGGATGGAACATCAACTTCCTAGATGTTCTGCAGGTCTGGAGGGCTGGGTGCATCATTCAGAGCGATGGTATTGTTGATTTCCTTGAAGGCGTCCACAAGACCAGCAAGTTGGACCATGATAACCTACCTGCTTCCACGAGTGTGGTCGAAGAGCTTCAACGAGATTATCCTGGACTTGAAGCAGCGGTATGGCGAGCAATTGAGGCAGACCTTCACGTGCCAGCGTTGAGCGCCAGCCTAGAATACTTCAAGTACTCAAGCTCCACTAGTCTTCCAACCCAGTTCG CCGAATTGGATTACTTTGGGGCTCACATGTTTAACCTCAGGTTCGAGGGTCCAGGAAAGCCCCAGACTGGCAGTTATCATTTTGAGTGGAAGGAGGCTAAAGGCAGTCAGGAGACGTAG
- a CDS encoding hypothetical protein (EggNog:ENOG503NU34; COG:S) yields the protein MTMSTTQVPLAFASCSIGLPKHTLHQKIEAIRAAGFQGIELSFPDLLSYATLHFGRDVAEDDYDTLCEAGKAVKDLCSRHELVIMVLQPFANFEGWPAGSRERQDAFARAKGWIRIMDATGIDMLQVGSSDSAGISSSFSDLAADLRELADMLAPHGFKLAYENWCWATRAPTWKEVWEIVKMVDRPNVGLCLDTFQTAGGEWGDPTTASRLIEGVSATDLTVRYKDSLEELARTVPSDKIYFLQISDAYKMDEPLADVVEQGLRPRGRWSHDWRPLPYDGGYLPIVEFAEAVLRTGFRGWVSVEVFDGKFKEKYGDDLMGFAHKAKLVTDQLLATALASGDKTK from the exons ATGACGATGTCGACAACACAGGTTCCCCTCGCCTTCGCATCATGCTCCATCGGCTTGCCAAAACACACACTGCACCAAAAGATCGAAGCCATCCGCGCAGCAGGCTTTCAAGGCATAGAACTCTCCTTCCCAGACTTGCTCTCATACGCTACGCTGCACTTTGGCCGCGATGTCGCCGAGGACGATTACGATACCCTCTGTGAGGCAGGAAAGGCAGTAAAGGATCTCTGCAGCCGCCACGAACTTGTCATCATGGTCCTCCAACCCTTTGCAAACTTTGAAGGCTGGCCTGCTGGAAGCCGTGAGCGTCAGGACGCGTTTGCTCGCGCGAAAGGCTGGATCAGAATCATGGATGCCACAGGCATTGATATGCTCCAAGTTGGTTCGTCCGACTCGGCGGgcatctcatcctccttttcGGATCTGGCAGCGGACCTCCGGGAGCTGGCCGATATGCTTGCACCACACGGCTTCAAACTTGCTTATGAGAATTGGTGTTGGGCAACACGGGCTCCCACATGGAAGGAGGTTTGGGAAATTGTCAAGATGGTTGATCGGCCCAACGTTGGACTGTGTCTAGATACATTCCAGACAGCTGGTGGGGAATGGGGAGATCCAACTACAGCGTCACGTCTCATTGAAGGGGTCTCGGCTACAGACCTCACCGTGCGGTATAAGGACAGTCTTGAAGAGCTGGCGCGCACGGTCCCGTCGGATAAGATCTATTTCCTGCAGATAAGTGACGCATACAAGATGGATGAGCCGCTGGCAGATGTGGTAGAACAAGGCCTGAGACCtagagggagatggagccACGACTGGAGACCCCTGCC ATATGACGGGGGATACCTCCCAATCGTGGAGTTCGCTGAAGCAGTGCTCAGAACAGGTTTTAGGGGCTGGGTCAGTGTAGAGGTGTTTGATGGCAAGTTTAAAGAAAAGTATGGTGATGACTTGATGGGCTTCGCGCACAAGGCTAAGTTGGTTACCGACCAGCTGTTGGCAACGGCACTTGCATCCGGTGATAAAACGAAATAG